Proteins from a single region of Akkermansiaceae bacterium:
- a CDS encoding DUF1552 domain-containing protein: MKQARLSRRTFLRGTGISLALPFLEAMMPLSARAAAAQSVPRRFIAINIPLGFLSENFFPEKAGAGYDPSPYLKIGGTLQDQFTVFSGVSHPGVDGGHETQKSFLTAAHHPAARSFKNSVSVDQVIAKAIGAETRFSSITLGEHSLAVSENGVVVPRIGMPGTAYRRLFMSGTPQEIASREADLRDGRSVMDLVMEEAKTIERHASQADREKLDQYFTAVRETEQRLEKAGAWEKTPKPQVDEKPPGKFEAEDVVAAYRSYFDVMRLAIQTDSTRVLTLGGTAIGTVPKIEGVAQGYHTLSHHGKNADRLKQLEIVERATMKVFFDFLTQLRNFREGDSNLLERTQVLLGSNLGNASGHQTNNLPLLLAGGGYKHGQHLGFDTKNNYPLSNLFITMMQRAGVQKDSFGGHSGTMRGLEMA, encoded by the coding sequence ATGAAACAAGCACGACTCTCCCGCCGCACCTTTCTCCGTGGCACCGGTATCTCGCTCGCGCTGCCGTTCCTGGAAGCGATGATGCCGCTCTCCGCCCGGGCCGCCGCGGCGCAGTCCGTTCCCCGCAGGTTCATCGCCATCAACATCCCGCTCGGCTTCCTGTCGGAGAACTTCTTCCCGGAGAAAGCGGGCGCTGGCTATGACCCCAGCCCCTACCTGAAGATCGGTGGCACGCTGCAGGACCAGTTCACCGTTTTTTCCGGCGTGAGCCACCCGGGCGTCGATGGCGGGCATGAAACCCAGAAGTCCTTCCTCACCGCCGCCCACCACCCTGCGGCGCGGAGTTTCAAGAACTCCGTCTCCGTCGATCAGGTGATCGCCAAGGCCATCGGTGCGGAAACCCGGTTTTCGTCGATCACCCTGGGCGAGCACAGCCTGGCCGTTTCAGAAAACGGCGTCGTCGTCCCGCGCATCGGCATGCCGGGGACCGCCTACCGCCGCCTGTTCATGTCCGGCACGCCGCAGGAGATCGCTTCCCGTGAGGCGGACCTGCGCGATGGCCGCAGCGTGATGGATCTGGTCATGGAGGAGGCCAAGACCATCGAGCGGCACGCCAGCCAGGCGGACCGGGAAAAACTCGACCAATACTTCACCGCTGTCCGGGAGACGGAGCAACGGCTCGAAAAAGCCGGTGCCTGGGAAAAGACACCGAAACCACAGGTGGACGAGAAGCCGCCGGGCAAGTTCGAGGCCGAGGACGTGGTGGCCGCCTACCGCTCCTACTTCGACGTCATGCGCCTGGCCATCCAGACGGACTCCACCCGCGTGCTGACGCTGGGCGGCACCGCCATCGGCACCGTGCCGAAAATCGAGGGCGTGGCGCAGGGCTACCACACGCTTTCCCACCACGGAAAGAATGCGGACCGACTGAAGCAACTGGAGATCGTCGAGCGCGCGACGATGAAGGTGTTCTTCGATTTCCTCACCCAGCTCCGCAACTTCCGCGAAGGCGACTCCAACCTGCTGGAGCGCACCCAGGTGCTGCTGGGCAGCAACCTGGGCAATGCCAGCGGCCACCAGACGAACAACCTCCCGCTGCTGCTGGCGGGCGGCGGCTACAAGCACGGCCAGCACCTAGGCT